The following coding sequences lie in one Pseudomonas monsensis genomic window:
- a CDS encoding LysR family transcriptional regulator, which yields MSEMDDLAAFAVLIEAGSFTLAAQQLGCSKGQLSKRISQLEARFSVVLLQRTTRRLSLTAAGAALLPQAQALVVQVERARQALARLKDDMAGPVRMTVPVSLGETFFDGLLLEFSQQYPEVQIELELNNSYRDLSRDGFDLAIRSEVANDERLVAKPLLAWQEMTCASPAYLERFGEPLTPQALADHRCLLNSHYSGREEWLYHQQHELQRVRVSGPFASNHYNLLKKAALSGAGIARLPSYLLQAELADGRLRWLLRDFQTRRMPMYLVHPYQGGLPKRTQVLADYLMGWFKRSGEALDRLPK from the coding sequence CGGTGTTGATCGAGGCCGGCAGTTTTACCTTGGCGGCGCAGCAATTGGGTTGCAGCAAGGGACAGTTGTCCAAACGCATCAGTCAGCTGGAAGCGCGATTTTCCGTGGTGCTGCTGCAGCGCACCACGCGCCGCCTGAGCCTGACTGCCGCGGGCGCAGCGTTATTGCCGCAGGCCCAGGCGCTTGTGGTTCAGGTCGAACGAGCGCGTCAGGCCCTGGCGCGGCTGAAGGACGACATGGCCGGTCCGGTGCGGATGACAGTGCCGGTGTCGCTGGGGGAAACCTTCTTCGATGGCTTGCTGCTGGAGTTTTCCCAGCAGTACCCCGAGGTGCAGATCGAGTTGGAGCTGAACAACAGCTACCGTGACTTGTCGCGCGACGGCTTTGATCTGGCGATCCGCAGTGAAGTGGCCAACGACGAGCGACTGGTGGCGAAACCCTTGTTGGCCTGGCAGGAGATGACCTGCGCGAGCCCCGCCTATCTCGAGCGGTTCGGCGAACCGCTGACGCCCCAGGCGCTGGCCGATCATCGTTGCCTGCTCAATAGCCATTACAGCGGTCGCGAAGAATGGTTGTATCACCAGCAACACGAATTGCAGCGGGTGCGGGTGTCGGGACCGTTCGCCAGCAACCATTACAACCTGCTCAAGAAGGCCGCACTCAGCGGGGCGGGCATCGCCCGGTTACCTTCGTACCTGTTGCAGGCGGAATTGGCTGACGGGCGATTGCGCTGGCTCCTGCGCGATTTTCAGACTCGACGCATGCCGATGTACCTGGTGCACCCTTATCAGGGCGGTCTGCCGAAACGCACGCAAGTGCTGGCGGACTATCTGATGGGCTGGTTCAAGCGCAGTGGCGAGGCGCTGGATCGCCTGCCGAAATAG
- a CDS encoding DoxX family protein has protein sequence MNNLITRAIALLEKIPHSLIAFIARFSIAAVFWKSGQTKVEGLAIDLIDGTFQFGWPRLADSTIALFKSEYHVPLLSPDVAAHLAAFAEHFFPVLILVGFATRFSALALLGMTLTIQLFVYPDAYPTHGTWAAVLLYLMTTGPGKLSIDHLIARHFSR, from the coding sequence ATGAACAACCTCATCACCCGCGCCATCGCCCTGCTGGAGAAAATCCCCCACAGCCTGATCGCCTTCATTGCGCGTTTCTCGATTGCGGCGGTGTTCTGGAAGTCCGGGCAGACCAAGGTCGAAGGGTTGGCCATTGACCTGATCGACGGCACGTTTCAATTCGGCTGGCCACGCCTGGCGGACTCGACCATTGCGCTGTTCAAAAGTGAATATCACGTGCCGTTACTGTCGCCGGATGTCGCCGCGCACCTGGCCGCGTTTGCCGAACACTTCTTCCCGGTGCTGATCCTGGTCGGCTTCGCTACGCGGTTTTCGGCGCTGGCGCTGTTGGGCATGACCCTGACCATTCAACTGTTCGTGTATCCAGATGCCTATCCGACCCACGGCACCTGGGCGGCCGTGTTGCTGTACCTGATGACGACCGGGCCGGGCAAGCTGTCGATTGACCATCTGATCGCCCGCCACTTTTCGCGCTGA
- a CDS encoding HvfC/BufC N-terminal domain-containing protein encodes MSHQAAFAAALLDPQLPCPDGLCSANGADPASRFSVYRNNVQSSLINALADSYPVVQQLVGEDFFRAMAAVFVQQHPPETPLMSRYGEALPAFLDAFEPAASVPYLADVARLERLRTRAYHAGDALPVRPEQITAALADPTALSDLRFKLHPSLHLLDSHYAVVAIWAAHQGDATLSGIDTRHGQHALVLRNGLDIEVFAVEPGASVFLRHLLNDQPLLLSAQNSPPFDLSHTLALLIASNAIVHLKNKESP; translated from the coding sequence ATGAGTCATCAAGCGGCTTTTGCTGCCGCGCTACTCGACCCGCAATTGCCCTGCCCCGATGGGCTGTGCAGTGCCAACGGGGCCGATCCGGCCAGTCGGTTTTCGGTGTATCGCAACAATGTGCAGAGTTCGCTGATCAACGCGTTGGCGGACAGCTATCCGGTGGTGCAGCAATTGGTCGGCGAGGATTTTTTCCGCGCCATGGCCGCTGTTTTCGTACAACAACACCCGCCAGAAACCCCGTTGATGAGTCGCTACGGCGAAGCGCTGCCAGCCTTCCTCGACGCATTCGAGCCGGCAGCGAGCGTGCCGTATCTGGCCGACGTCGCACGGCTCGAACGCCTGCGCACCCGCGCCTACCACGCCGGCGATGCACTGCCGGTGCGCCCGGAGCAGATCACCGCGGCACTCGCCGATCCGACTGCGCTGAGCGACCTGCGCTTCAAGCTTCATCCGTCGCTGCACTTGCTGGACTCGCACTACGCCGTGGTTGCGATCTGGGCTGCGCATCAGGGTGATGCGACGCTGAGCGGCATCGACACCCGGCACGGGCAGCACGCCTTGGTGCTGCGCAACGGCCTCGACATCGAGGTGTTTGCCGTCGAACCCGGCGCCAGTGTGTTTCTGCGTCACCTGCTCAATGACCAACCGCTGTTGCTGTCCGCGCAAAACAGCCCGCCGTTCGACCTCAGCCACACCCTCGCGCTGTTGATTGCCAGCAACGCCATCGTCCACCTGAAAAACAAGGAATCGCCATGA
- the bufB gene encoding MNIO family bufferin maturase — translation MFTLDEPVPPRTQAALPGLPPRAGLGLKTGHFREVLGSLPDLGFFEVHAENYMVDGGPFHHFLGLIREQYPLSLHGVGLSIGAEGPLDTEHLKRLAGLIERYQPQSFSEHLAWSSHGPVFLNDLLPLAYDTPTLNRVCAHIDQVQNTLKRPMLLENPATYLAFQHSTLDEADFISEVIRRSGCGLLLDVNNVYVSCINHQRDPQAYLNALPLHAVGEIHLAGFAEDCDSLGDRLLIDDHGAPVDQTVWALYRQALERIGPVATLIERDNQVPAFNVLLAEARQADEILLGAGVRS, via the coding sequence ATGTTCACCCTCGACGAACCTGTCCCACCCCGCACTCAGGCAGCCCTCCCCGGGCTCCCGCCCCGTGCCGGGCTGGGGCTCAAGACCGGGCACTTTCGTGAAGTGCTCGGCTCACTACCGGACCTCGGCTTCTTCGAAGTCCACGCCGAAAACTACATGGTGGACGGCGGTCCGTTTCATCATTTTCTCGGTTTGATCCGCGAACAGTATCCGCTGTCGCTGCACGGTGTCGGCCTGTCCATCGGTGCCGAAGGGCCACTGGACACAGAGCACCTCAAGCGTCTGGCCGGGCTGATCGAGCGTTATCAACCCCAATCCTTTTCCGAACACCTGGCCTGGTCGAGCCACGGCCCGGTGTTCCTCAATGACCTGCTGCCACTGGCCTACGACACGCCGACGCTGAACCGCGTCTGCGCGCATATCGACCAGGTGCAGAACACCCTCAAACGCCCGATGCTGCTGGAAAATCCGGCGACCTATCTGGCCTTCCAACACTCGACCCTCGACGAAGCCGACTTCATCAGTGAAGTCATCCGTCGCAGCGGCTGTGGCTTGCTGCTCGACGTCAACAACGTCTACGTCTCTTGCATCAACCATCAACGCGATCCGCAGGCCTACCTCAACGCGCTGCCGCTGCACGCCGTCGGTGAGATTCATCTGGCCGGGTTTGCCGAAGATTGCGACAGCCTCGGTGACCGCTTGCTGATCGACGATCACGGAGCGCCGGTTGATCAAACCGTTTGGGCCTTGTACCGACAAGCGCTGGAGCGTATCGGCCCGGTAGCGACGCTGATCGAACGTGACAATCAGGTCCCGGCCTTCAATGTGCTGCTGGCCGAGGCACGGCAGGCCGACGAAATACTGCTCGGTGCGGGAGTCCGGTCATGA
- a CDS encoding BufA1 family periplasmic bufferin-type metallophore codes for MTATTRTLSATALVLALGSALSIATVSTAQAADANMEKCFGVALKGKNDCAAGAGTTCAGTSKMDYQANAWKLVPKGTCATTESKTSPTGFGQMEAFKAKS; via the coding sequence ATGACTGCTACCACCCGCACCCTGTCCGCCACCGCCCTGGTTCTGGCCCTCGGTTCCGCTCTGAGCATCGCCACTGTCTCCACCGCCCAGGCGGCCGACGCCAACATGGAAAAATGCTTCGGCGTGGCCTTGAAAGGCAAAAACGATTGCGCCGCTGGTGCAGGCACCACCTGTGCCGGCACGTCGAAAATGGACTACCAGGCCAACGCCTGGAAACTGGTTCCGAAAGGCACCTGCGCCACCACCGAGAGCAAGACCTCGCCGACCGGCTTCGGTCAGATGGAAGCGTTCAAAGCCAAGTCCTGA
- a CDS encoding ABC transporter ATP-binding protein, which yields MLQFENVSTFYGKIQALHSVNVEVRQGEIVTLIGANGAGKSTLLMTLCGSPQAHSGSIRYMGEELVGQDSSQIMRKSIAVVPEGRRVFARLTVEENLSMGGFFTDKGDYQEQMDKVLGLFPRLKERFNQRGGTMSGGEQQMLAIGRALMSKPKLLLLDEPSLGLAPIIIQQIFDIIEQLRKDGVTVFLVEQNANQALKIADRAYVLENGRVVMQGTGEALLTDPKVREAYLGG from the coding sequence ATGCTGCAGTTCGAAAACGTTTCCACCTTCTACGGCAAGATCCAGGCCCTGCACAGCGTCAACGTCGAAGTCCGCCAGGGCGAGATCGTGACCCTGATCGGCGCCAACGGGGCCGGCAAGTCCACGCTGCTGATGACGCTCTGCGGTTCACCGCAGGCGCACAGCGGCAGCATCCGCTACATGGGTGAGGAGTTGGTCGGCCAGGATTCGTCGCAGATCATGCGCAAGAGCATCGCCGTGGTGCCGGAAGGTCGTCGGGTGTTCGCCCGTCTGACCGTTGAAGAAAACCTGTCCATGGGCGGCTTCTTCACCGACAAGGGCGACTATCAGGAGCAAATGGACAAGGTCCTCGGCCTGTTCCCGCGCCTGAAAGAACGCTTCAATCAGCGCGGCGGCACCATGTCCGGCGGCGAACAGCAGATGCTCGCCATCGGCCGGGCGCTGATGAGCAAGCCGAAACTGCTGCTGCTCGACGAGCCGTCGCTGGGCCTGGCGCCGATCATCATCCAGCAGATCTTCGACATCATCGAACAGCTGCGTAAGGACGGTGTGACGGTGTTCCTGGTCGAGCAGAACGCCAACCAGGCGCTGAAAATCGCCGACCGTGCCTATGTTCTGGAGAACGGCCGGGTGGTGATGCAAGGCACCGGTGAAGCGCTGCTGACCGACCCGAAAGTACGCGAGGCGTATCTGGGCGGTTGA
- the livG gene encoding high-affinity branched-chain amino acid ABC transporter ATP-binding protein LivG — protein sequence MSREILKVENLSMRFGGLLAVNGVALTVKEKQVVALIGPNGAGKTTVFNCLTGFYQPTGGSILLDGEPIQGLPGHKIALKGVVRTFQNVRLFKEMTAVENLLIAQHRHLNTNFLSGLFKTPAFRKSEREAMEFAEYWLEKVNLKEFANRTAGTLAYGQQRRLEIARCMMTRPRILMLDEPAAGLNPKETEDLKALISVLREEHNVTVLLIEHDMKLVMSISDHIVVINQGTPLADGTPEQIRDNPEVIKAYLGEA from the coding sequence ATGAGCCGCGAGATTCTTAAAGTCGAAAACCTGAGCATGCGCTTCGGCGGCTTGCTGGCGGTCAATGGCGTGGCCCTGACCGTCAAGGAAAAACAGGTGGTTGCCTTGATCGGGCCAAACGGCGCGGGCAAGACCACCGTGTTCAACTGCCTGACCGGTTTCTATCAGCCTACCGGCGGCAGCATCCTTTTGGACGGCGAGCCGATTCAGGGCTTGCCGGGCCACAAGATCGCCCTCAAAGGCGTGGTGCGCACCTTCCAGAACGTGCGTTTGTTCAAGGAAATGACCGCGGTCGAGAACCTGTTGATCGCCCAGCACCGTCACTTGAACACCAACTTCCTGTCCGGCCTGTTCAAGACCCCGGCGTTTCGCAAGAGCGAGCGCGAGGCGATGGAGTTTGCCGAGTACTGGCTGGAAAAGGTCAACCTCAAAGAGTTCGCCAACCGTACCGCCGGAACCCTGGCCTACGGTCAGCAACGGCGTCTGGAAATCGCCCGCTGCATGATGACCCGTCCGCGGATCCTCATGCTCGACGAACCGGCGGCCGGTCTTAACCCGAAGGAAACCGAAGATCTCAAGGCGCTGATCAGCGTGTTGCGGGAAGAGCACAACGTCACCGTGCTGCTGATCGAACACGACATGAAACTGGTCATGAGCATTTCCGACCACATCGTCGTGATCAACCAGGGCACGCCTCTGGCCGACGGTACGCCGGAACAGATCCGCGATAATCCTGAAGTGATCAAAGCCTACCTGGGGGAAGCGTAA
- a CDS encoding high-affinity branched-chain amino acid ABC transporter permease LivM, giving the protein MTRNLKQALFSALLVWAVAYPVLGLKLTIVGINLEVHNTSPMILATIAICSVLMFLRVLFNQQISKAWKSSPGLPLIPAKASNFLTLPTTQRYFIIALIIGALVWPFFGSRGAVDIATLILIYVMLGLGLNIVVGLAGLLDLGYVGFYAVGAYSYALLSHYYGLSFWICLPIAGLMAATFGFLLGFPVLRLRGDYLAIVTLGFGEIIRLFLRNLTDITGGPNGISNIEKPTFFGLTFERKAAEGLQTFHEYFGLEYNSINKVIFLYLVALLLALAALFIINRLLRMPIGRAWEALREDEIACRALGLNPTVIKLSAFTLGASFAGFAGSFFAARQGLVTPESFTFIESAIILAIVVLGGMGSQLGVILAAVVMILLPEMMREFSEYRMLMFGALMVLMMIWRPQGLLPMQRPHMELRK; this is encoded by the coding sequence ATGACTAGGAATCTTAAACAGGCACTGTTCAGTGCCTTGCTGGTGTGGGCCGTGGCCTACCCGGTACTCGGTCTGAAACTGACCATCGTCGGCATCAACCTCGAAGTGCATAACACCAGCCCGATGATTCTGGCGACCATCGCCATCTGCTCGGTGCTGATGTTCCTGCGGGTGCTGTTCAACCAGCAGATCAGCAAGGCGTGGAAATCCTCGCCAGGCTTGCCGCTGATCCCGGCCAAGGCGAGTAACTTCCTGACCCTGCCGACCACCCAACGCTACTTCATCATTGCGCTGATCATCGGCGCGCTGGTGTGGCCGTTCTTCGGTTCGCGTGGCGCGGTGGACATCGCCACGCTGATCCTGATCTACGTGATGCTCGGCCTCGGTCTGAACATCGTCGTGGGACTGGCCGGTCTGCTCGACCTCGGTTACGTCGGCTTCTACGCCGTCGGCGCCTACAGCTACGCGCTGCTGTCGCACTACTACGGCCTGAGCTTCTGGATCTGCCTGCCGATTGCCGGCCTGATGGCGGCGACGTTCGGCTTCCTGCTGGGCTTCCCGGTGTTGCGTCTGCGCGGTGACTATCTGGCGATCGTGACCCTCGGTTTCGGCGAGATCATCCGTCTGTTCCTGCGTAACCTGACCGATATCACGGGTGGCCCGAACGGCATCAGCAATATCGAGAAACCGACGTTCTTCGGCCTGACCTTTGAACGTAAGGCGGCGGAAGGTCTGCAGACGTTCCACGAGTACTTCGGCCTCGAATACAACTCGATCAACAAGGTGATTTTCCTCTACCTGGTTGCGTTGTTGCTGGCGCTGGCGGCGCTGTTCATCATCAACCGTCTGCTGCGCATGCCAATCGGCCGTGCGTGGGAAGCGCTGCGTGAAGATGAAATCGCTTGCCGTGCACTGGGTCTGAATCCAACCGTGATCAAGCTGTCGGCCTTCACCCTCGGTGCGAGCTTCGCCGGTTTCGCCGGCAGCTTCTTCGCCGCCCGTCAGGGTCTGGTAACCCCGGAATCGTTCACCTTCATCGAGTCGGCGATCATCCTCGCCATCGTCGTGCTGGGTGGCATGGGCTCACAACTGGGCGTGATTCTCGCGGCCGTGGTGATGATCCTGTTGCCGGAAATGATGCGTGAGTTCAGCGAGTACCGCATGTTGATGTTCGGTGCCCTGATGGTGTTGATGATGATCTGGCGTCCACAAGGTCTGCTGCCGATGCAACGCCCACATATGGAGTTGCGAAAATGA
- the livH gene encoding high-affinity branched-chain amino acid ABC transporter permease LivH: MPDLYHFFQQLVNGLTIGSTYALIAIGYTMVYGIIGMINFAHGEVYMIGSYVAFIAIAGLAMMGIDNVPLLMTAAFIASIVVTSSYGYSIERIAYRPLRGSNRLIPLISAIGMSIFLQNTVLLAQDSKDKSIPNLIPGNFSIGPGGAHEVLISYMQIVVFVVTLVAMLGLTLFISRSRLGRACRACAEDIKMANLLGINTNNIIALTFVIGAALAAIAAVLLSMQYGVINPNAGFLVGLKAFTAAVLGGIGSIPGAMLGGLVLGVAEAFGADIFGDQYKDVVAFGLLVLVLLFRPTGILGRPEVEKV, encoded by the coding sequence ATGCCTGACCTCTATCACTTCTTCCAGCAGCTGGTTAATGGTCTGACCATTGGCAGCACGTATGCCCTGATTGCCATCGGCTATACGATGGTTTACGGCATCATTGGAATGATCAACTTCGCCCACGGCGAGGTGTACATGATCGGCTCCTACGTGGCGTTCATCGCCATCGCCGGGCTGGCCATGATGGGAATCGACAACGTCCCGCTGTTGATGACCGCAGCCTTCATCGCGAGCATCGTCGTGACAAGTTCCTACGGTTACAGCATCGAACGGATCGCCTACCGCCCCCTGCGCGGCAGCAACCGTCTGATCCCGCTGATCTCGGCCATCGGTATGTCGATCTTCCTGCAGAACACGGTGCTGCTGGCGCAAGACTCCAAGGACAAATCCATCCCCAACCTGATCCCCGGCAACTTCTCCATCGGGCCAGGTGGCGCACATGAAGTGCTGATTTCCTACATGCAAATCGTGGTGTTCGTGGTGACCCTGGTCGCCATGCTCGGCCTGACGCTGTTCATCTCCCGTTCTCGCCTGGGTCGCGCCTGCCGCGCCTGCGCCGAAGACATCAAGATGGCCAACCTGCTGGGCATCAACACCAACAACATCATCGCCCTGACCTTCGTCATTGGTGCTGCGCTGGCGGCCATCGCGGCTGTGCTGCTGAGCATGCAATACGGTGTGATCAACCCGAACGCCGGTTTCCTCGTCGGCCTCAAAGCCTTTACCGCGGCAGTACTCGGCGGCATCGGCAGCATCCCCGGCGCCATGCTCGGCGGGTTGGTGCTTGGGGTGGCGGAAGCCTTTGGTGCCGATATCTTCGGCGACCAGTACAAGGACGTCGTGGCTTTCGGCTTGTTGGTTCTGGTGCTGTTGTTCCGTCCGACCGGCATTCTGGGCCGTCCGGAGGTTGAGAAAGTATGA
- a CDS encoding branched-chain amino acid ABC transporter substrate-binding protein, with the protein MTKATKQISKLFAAMVLAGVASHSFAADTIKIGIAGPKTGPVAQYGDMQFSGAKMAIEQINAKGGVDGKKLEAVEYDDACDPKQAVAVANKVVNDGVKFVVGHLCSSSTQPASDIYEDEGVIMITPAATSPDITARGYKMVFRTIGLDSAQGPAAGNYIADHVKPKIVAVLHDKQQYGEGIATAVKATLEKKGVKVAVFEGVNAGDKDFSSIIAKLKQANVDFVYYGGYHPELGLILRQSQEKGLKAKFMGPEGVGNDSISQIAKDASEGLLVTLPKSFDQDPANVALADAFKAKKEDPSGPFVFPSYSAVEVIAGGITAAKSEDTAKVAEAIHAGTFKTPTGDLSFDAKGDLKDFKFVVYEWHFGKPKTEASPQ; encoded by the coding sequence ATGACTAAGGCTACTAAGCAGATTTCCAAACTGTTTGCCGCTATGGTTCTGGCCGGGGTTGCCAGCCATTCGTTCGCAGCTGACACCATCAAAATCGGTATCGCCGGTCCAAAGACCGGTCCAGTAGCCCAATACGGCGACATGCAGTTCAGTGGCGCGAAAATGGCCATCGAGCAGATCAACGCCAAGGGCGGCGTCGACGGCAAGAAACTCGAAGCCGTTGAATACGATGACGCCTGCGATCCGAAACAAGCCGTAGCGGTCGCGAACAAGGTCGTCAACGACGGCGTCAAGTTCGTGGTCGGTCACCTGTGCTCCAGCTCCACTCAACCGGCTTCGGACATCTACGAAGACGAAGGCGTGATCATGATCACCCCGGCTGCCACCAGCCCGGACATCACCGCCCGTGGTTACAAAATGGTCTTCCGTACTATCGGTCTGGACAGCGCCCAGGGCCCTGCCGCCGGTAACTACATTGCCGATCACGTGAAACCGAAAATCGTTGCCGTCCTGCACGACAAACAGCAATACGGTGAAGGCATCGCCACCGCCGTTAAAGCTACCCTCGAGAAGAAAGGCGTGAAAGTCGCCGTGTTCGAAGGCGTCAATGCCGGCGACAAGGACTTCTCCTCGATCATCGCCAAACTCAAGCAAGCCAACGTCGACTTCGTTTACTACGGCGGCTACCACCCGGAGCTGGGTCTGATCCTGCGTCAATCCCAGGAAAAAGGCCTGAAAGCCAAGTTCATGGGTCCGGAAGGCGTGGGTAACGACTCCATTTCGCAGATCGCCAAAGACGCTTCCGAAGGTCTGCTGGTAACCCTGCCGAAATCCTTCGACCAGGATCCGGCCAACGTCGCCCTGGCAGATGCATTCAAGGCGAAGAAAGAAGACCCGAGCGGCCCGTTCGTGTTCCCTTCCTACTCGGCGGTTGAAGTGATTGCCGGCGGTATCACCGCAGCCAAATCCGAAGACACTGCCAAAGTGGCCGAAGCCATTCACGCCGGCACCTTCAAGACCCCGACCGGCGACCTGAGCTTCGACGCCAAGGGCGACCTGAAGGACTTCAAGTTTGTGGTTTACGAGTGGCACTTCGGCAAACCGAAAACTGAAGCTTCGCCTCAGTAA
- a CDS encoding DUF2288 domain-containing protein, producing the protein MNQEPSTLYAKLLGETASITWKELEPFFAKGALLWVDPDLDLIAAAEAVASDDGEKVAAWLAEDKVGKLSETRALDIFERDPEMWAVVVRPWILVQERARS; encoded by the coding sequence ATGAATCAAGAACCTAGCACCCTCTATGCCAAGCTGCTTGGTGAAACCGCATCTATTACCTGGAAAGAGTTGGAGCCGTTCTTTGCCAAGGGTGCCCTATTGTGGGTCGACCCTGACCTGGATTTGATCGCTGCCGCCGAGGCCGTGGCCTCGGACGACGGCGAGAAAGTGGCTGCCTGGCTGGCCGAAGACAAGGTCGGCAAGCTGTCTGAAACGCGGGCGCTGGATATTTTCGAGCGCGATCCCGAGATGTGGGCGGTGGTGGTTCGGCCTTGGATTCTGGTCCAGGAAAGGGCGCGCAGTTGA
- a CDS encoding NAD(P)-dependent oxidoreductase, whose translation MSTLPSLGFAGIGLMGLPMCRRLLAAGYPLTVWNRNPDKCAPLVEAGARQVASPAELCEHADVVMLCLADTAVVRAVVFGPAGVAEGAKKGQLLVDFSSLEPTATREMAAELVEKTGMSWLDSPVSGGVVGAEAGSLAIMVGGAVADLQRVRPVLLNLGQRVTHMGGIGAGQVTKACNQMIVACNALVIAEVVALAEHAGVDASLIAEALAGGFADSKPLQILAPQMAESRFEPIKWHVRTLLKDLDTAVKFSREQGSATPISGLAAQLMRLHGAQGYLAQDPATLVQMYRAPESAD comes from the coding sequence ATGTCAACGCTACCTTCGTTGGGGTTCGCCGGAATCGGTCTGATGGGGCTGCCCATGTGCCGGCGTCTGTTGGCGGCGGGTTACCCGCTGACCGTGTGGAATCGCAACCCGGACAAGTGCGCACCACTGGTTGAAGCCGGTGCGCGACAGGTAGCGAGCCCCGCTGAACTGTGCGAACACGCCGACGTGGTGATGCTGTGTCTGGCGGACACGGCGGTGGTTCGCGCAGTGGTGTTTGGCCCGGCGGGTGTCGCCGAAGGCGCAAAAAAAGGCCAGTTGCTGGTGGACTTTTCCAGCCTTGAACCGACCGCCACGCGCGAGATGGCGGCAGAGCTGGTGGAGAAAACCGGCATGAGCTGGCTGGACTCACCGGTGTCCGGCGGCGTGGTCGGTGCCGAGGCGGGCAGCCTGGCGATCATGGTCGGTGGCGCTGTGGCCGATCTTCAGCGCGTACGCCCGGTGTTGCTCAACCTCGGTCAGCGGGTCACGCACATGGGCGGCATCGGTGCCGGGCAGGTGACCAAGGCCTGCAACCAGATGATTGTTGCCTGCAACGCGCTGGTGATTGCCGAAGTGGTGGCGCTCGCCGAACACGCGGGCGTCGATGCGAGCCTGATCGCTGAAGCGCTGGCCGGCGGTTTTGCCGATTCGAAACCGTTGCAGATCCTCGCCCCGCAAATGGCGGAAAGCCGTTTCGAACCGATCAAATGGCACGTGCGCACGCTGCTCAAGGATCTTGATACCGCCGTCAAATTCTCCCGCGAACAGGGTTCGGCGACGCCAATCAGCGGATTGGCCGCACAACTGATGCGCCTGCATGGGGCGCAAGGCTATTTGGCGCAGGATCCAGCGACACTGGTGCAAATGTACCGCGCGCCAGAATCAGCGGATTGA